One window of the Salvia miltiorrhiza cultivar Shanhuang (shh) chromosome 6, IMPLAD_Smil_shh, whole genome shotgun sequence genome contains the following:
- the LOC130987418 gene encoding F-box protein At3g27290-like, with product MALSEEENVCGFDDGFLVEECEAVEKIGFLVDFDDSKSENGCEDVVDNLPNDPFGMEVNMGMENDPILVDFNPSLPTDDFDIEAALAAIAGLIEDFGLKAYGFETDEADEDCGDGSSNLKAAEDEGIDDNKFFAELNFVWSSSMEYEGEDRENELVDAGPVMYVEDGTSYGDSTTMLGGGMDDLMCFGCEKYGIEHVKSESDVGVDIIIFVLEHLDLGIKDLLSIERVCRSLRDAVRKDPYLWTSIHIDYPLSQKITNEDLLRLTDRAQGKLRCLSLVKCLKISKDGLYQVLERNLEVTKLSVAGSSKLNGVDFLNNLKYFNSVAVPGIKHLRIGDPLGLTNEHLNEYKILLGIEKDVKKPSDYKPRYYCGGEIYLSLDDERTLDIEICPRCQKLGQVYDCPTENCQVKMHSMKTTETCRACISCIARCIRCGCCLDNKAYEETFCFDFLCFDCLEELVFQDGVMLPPGQTYVHQMASYHFFLYS from the exons ATGGCGTTGAGTGAAGAAGAGAATGTGTGTGGTTTTGATGATGGATTTTTGGTGGAGGAATGCGAAGCTGTAGAAAAGATTGGATTTTTGGTGGATTTTGATGATTCAAAATCTGAAAATGGTTGTGAAGATGTTGTTGATAATTTACCAAATGATCCTTTTGGGATGGAGGTCAATATGGGCATGGAAAACGATCCAATTCTTGTGGATTTCAATCCAAGTTTGCCTACAGATGATTTCGACATAGAGGCCGCTCTCGCGGCCATAGCCGGTTTGATCGAGGATTTTGGACTAAAAGCTTATGGGTTTGAGACGGATGAAGCTGATGAAGATTGTGGTGATGGTTCTAGCAATCTAAAAGCTGCTGAAGATGAGGGCATTGATGACAACAAGTTTTTTGCCGAATTGAATTTTGTTTGGAGTAGCTCGATGGAGTATGAAGGGGAGGATAGGGAGAATGAGCTGGTTGATGCTGGTCCAGTGATGTATGTGGAGGATGGGACGTCGTATGGTGACTCTACTACTATGTTGGGAGGTGGCATGGATGATTTGATGTGCTTTGGTTGTGAAAAATATGGGATTGAGCATGTGAAGAGTGAGAGTGATGTTGGTGTAGATATCATAATCTTTGTTCTTGAGCATCTTGATCTTGGTATTAAGGACCTTTTGTCTATTGAAAGGGTTTGCAGATCGTTGCGTGATGCTGTCCGAAAAGATCCTTATCTTTGGACAAGTATTCACATTGACTACCCCTTGAGCCAGAAGATCACTAATGAGGATCTTCTGCGGTTAACAGACAGGGCACAAGGTAAACTTCGCTGCTTGAGCCTCGTCAAGTGTTTGAAGATCAGTAAAGATGGTCTGTATCAGGTCCTCGAGAGGAATTTGGAGGTGACCAAG CTAAGTGTGGCGGGATCGAGCAAACTCAATGGTGTAGACTTTTTGAACAATCTAAAGTACTTCAACTCTGTTGCAGTGCCTGGTATCAAACATCTCAGGATAGGCGATCCTCTTGGTTTAACAAATGAGCACTTGAACGAGTATAAGATTCTTTTGGGGATAGAAAAGGATGTAAAGAAGCCAAGCGACTATAAGCCAAGATATTATTGTGGAGGAGAGATTTATCTGTCATTAGATGATGAGCGTACCCTTGACATTGAGATATGCCCGAGATGCCAGAAATTGGGACAGGTCTACGACTGTCCAACTGAGAATTGTCAAGTGAAGATGCACTCCATGAAGACCACGGAGACGTGCAGAGCATGCATCTcctgcattgctcgttgcataCGCTGTGGGTGCTGCTTGGACAACAAAGCCTATGAGGAGACATTCTGTTTCGACTTCCTCTGCTTTGACTGTTTGGAGGAGCTCGTTTTCCAGGACGGGGTCATGCTGCCACCCGGGCAGACCTATGTCCACCAGATGGCAAGCTATCACTTTTTCCTCTATAGTTAA